Below is a genomic region from Paenibacillus rhizovicinus.
GGAATCTGCCGGATGCCGATCAATCATTTCCCTCGACGATAGTGCGGATGCCATTGCAGCCAACTCCTCTCCATCAGCTTCGCTACCCAATCCGACAGTTTGCCTAACAACGCATAGATGACAATGCTGAGTACGACGACATCCATTTGGAAGAATTCCCTTGCATTCATCGCCATGAAGCCGATCCCGCTATTGGCGGAGATCGTTTCCGATACGATCAGCGTAATCCACATAATGCCGAGCGCAAACCGCAGGCCGACCAAGATGGACGGAAGCGCGCCGGGAAATATAATCGTACGAAATAGCGCAAACCCCCGCAATCCATACGTGCGTCCCATCTCGATTAAGCCCGAGTCGACGGACCGGATACCATGTAGCGTGTTTAAGTAAATCGGGAACGACACGCCGAGCGCGACGAGAAAGATTTTTCCCTCTTCGCCGATGCCGAACCAGGCAATGATCAGCGGGATGAGAGAGAGATGCGGAATCGTGCGAATCATCTGGATCGACGAATCGGTCAGCTTCTCCGCCAGCGGCAGCAAGCCGTTGAGGATCGCCAGCACGAACCCGATGCCTCCCCCGATCACGAACCCGATGAGCGCCCGCCTCGTGCTGTCCCCGATATAGGTAAACAAATCGCCATTGCGGACCAGTTTGACCCCGGCTTCTACGACGGATGCGGGCGTCGGCAGAATGCGCTGCGAAATCCACCCCGCGCTGCCCATCCATTGCCAGAGGGCAACGATCAGAACCGGAATCAGCCACTCGAGTCCGATAGATAACGTTCCAGCTTTCCAGTTACGTGACGATGGACTCCTCATTCGCGTTCCCCCTTATCTGGCTGCTGCCCGCTCCGCCGGTTTAATCGCATTGGCGATGAGCTCGCCGAACGGACTCGTCGAGGACGGACCGCCAGCCGGCTGAACGCCCTTGAGCGGAAGCAGCGGGAAGACGAGGTCGGCAAAATGATAAGCTTCTTCCAAATGCGGATATCCCGATAAAATAAACGTCTCGATACCAAGCGCCGCATATTCGTGCATGAGTCCGGCCACTTCGGTTGGATTGCCTACGAGGGCCGTGCCTGCGCCGCCGCGGACCAAACCGACGCCTGCCCACAGGTTCGGATAGATTTCCAGCTGGCTCCTGTCCCCGCCATGCAGACTCGACATCCGCTGCTGGCCTTCCGAGTCGTAGCGCGCGAACACTTTCCGGGCTGCGGCGATCGCGTCATCGTCGACTTTGCTGATCAGACGGGCCGCTTCTTTCCAGGCTTCTTCGGACGTTTCGCGAACGATGACGTGCAGACGAATGCCGAAACGCACTTCTCTTCCCCGCTCGGCCGCCAATCGGCGAACCTGGTCGATCTTCTTGGCTACCTCTTGCGGCGGCTCGCCCCAAGTCAAGTAGACATCGATGTGGTCTGCGGCAACCTCTTGGCCTGCCGGGGACGATCCTCCGAAATAAAGCGGCGGATACGGCTTCTGCACGGGAGGATACAGCACCTTGCCCCCCTTGACCCGCAGGTGGTCGCCTTCATAATCGACCGTTTCTCCGCTGAGCTCTTTGCGCCAAATATCCAGAAACTCGCTGGTCAGGTCATAACGCTCGTCATGCTCGAGGAAGACCCCTTCGCTTGCCAGCTCCACCGGATCCCCGCCCGTCACGACGTTGATCAGCAGCCGCCCGTTCGAGAGGCGGTCGAACGTCGACGACATTCTGGCCGCTAACGTCGGCGACATCAGCCCCGGCCGCAGCGCGACCAGGAACTTCAGGCGTTCCGTCACCGGAATGAGCGAAGAAGCCGCGACCCATGCGTCCTCGCATGAAGTCCCCGTCGGCAGCAGGACGCCGCCGTAACCAAGCCGGTCTGCCGCTTGCGCAATTTGCTGCATATATTTTGCATCGACAACGCGCGCTCCTTCAGCGCTGCCAAGATAACGTCCATCGCCATGCGTCGGAATAAACCAGAATACTTCCATTGTCAAAACACCCTTTCCGTTGTCGGTTGTAAGTTGTTTTCGGTTGATCGCCGTTCTGTAAGTCGCTGTTCAGTAATTCGATGTTCAATTGCCGTTGCATAGCTAATCGTTGTCGACTGCTATTTTAAAGTCGCATCCTTCACCTGAATGGCTTTCGGAATGAGCTTCAGGTCCAGGAACGTATCGGCGATTTTCTGCTGGGCTTCGATAATGGAATCGTCGATCGGCGACAAGCCGTAGCCTCTGCGCCCTGCCGCTAGCTCAAGCGACGGAATATCGATTCCAAGCTGAGGGGACAGAAGCGCCGCGACATCCTTCTGATTGGCTTCGGACCATTCGTCGATCTTGTTCAGCTCTTCCTTGAACGCCTCGATGACCGGGCCGTTCGCCTCGGCAAACTTGCGGGAAGCAATATAATACTCGATGTTCGATACGAGATCCTTGCCGTCGGTCAGCAGCTTGCCGCCCGTCGCGGTTTGCGCGGCAGCCAGGAACGGATCCCAAATGACCCACGCGTCTACGGTGCCGTTCTCGAAAGCTACCCGGGCATCGCCCGGCGGCAGGAAGACCGTCTTGATATCGTTATAATCAACGCCCGCTTTCTCCAGCGCCTTAACGAGCAAATAGTGAACGTTCGAGCCTTTGTTGAGCGCAACCTGTTTCCCCTTCAAATCGGCGACGGAAGTGATTTTCGAATCCTTCGGCACGATAATGCCTTCGCTATTCGGGCTTGCGGGCTCATGAGCCAAGTATACGAGCGGAGCATCGGCCGCTTGGGCGAAGATCGGCGGGGCTTCTCCGGTATGGCCGATGTCGATGCTGCCGACGTTCAACGCCTCCAGCAATTGCGGGCCTCCGGGGAATTCGGTCCACGTAATTTTGTAGCCTTCCGCTTCCAATCGTTTATCCAAGGTACCTTTCGCTTTGAGAATATTGACGGTGCCGTATTTCTGGTAGCCAATGCGAATTTCTTTGCTGCCCGAAGCTCCCTTTGAGGAATTCGAAGCGGAATTGGAAGAATTCGATGCGCTATTGGAATCGTTCGAGCCGCAGGCGGCCAGAACCGTAACCATGCTGAGCAATGCAATGAGGAGCAAGGATAATTTCCGGTAAGCTGGTACTCGTTTCTTCATAAGATACACCCCTGTTTTTGTAATTTCGGACGCAAAAAGCCGGAAGTTTCCCTTGTCTTGAGCTCCCTCGTAGGAGAATCAGTGCAGGAAACTTCCGGCGGTCCGGTAAGTTCAATCCATCTTATGGGATAATCATATATAGATTATTCCGATGTGTCAACTATGAATTAAAAAATTTTCTATCGATGCATAGAAATTACCGTTAGCCGCATCGGCTCCGACTTTTCCATGGATTAGCGAATGTCCGCAAAGCCGTGCGTCTGGCGGGCTGTTAAGCTTGCCGTAACTTGCGGAATGCGGCATGCGGCATGCCGTATGCTGTTTGCCGTATGCACGCACGAAAGAGGCGGCTTCCGCCGCCCCTCATGCTGTCCTGCTTATAGCGTCCGCTATGATTTGATTAGAAACCGATGATTTAATAGTCCATACGATGGAGCTGGATCGTTTGGGCCGACGATCGTTCAGTACGGAACTTGGTCAGTACGGAAATCTTACAGTCCGGCGACGGGTCAGTCCGGTGAACCGGAACGGCCGGCAGTGCCGCACATTCGCTCATGCAGAAAATCAACCACGTGCAGCGCTTGCATCTGCCCGCTCATCCCGTGCTTCTCGATGCCGTTCTTCATTTGCAGCAGACAGCCCGGGTTGCTCGTCAGCAAATAATGAGCGCCGGTCCGTTTCACATGCTCCATCTTGTGATCGAGAATCTGCCCCGCCATCTGCGGCTGCGTCAGATTGTAAATCCCCGCCGAGCCGCAGCAGCGATCCGCTTCCGCGAGCTCGACGAACTCGGCGTTCGCGACGCTGCGCATCAGCTTGCGCGGCGCCTCCGATGAGCGCATCACGTTGCGCAAATGGCAAGAGTCCTGATAAGTGATGCGGACCGTCTCGCCGGACGCGAAGTTTACGCCGCCGCCGCATGAACCGCCGCAGCCCGCGCCTCCCGCCGTTTGCAGCCCGCCGCCGATCACCGAGCCTGCTCCGGCAGCAGCCGCCGCCTGCGCCGCCGACTGCAGCCGGCCATGCCGGACGAGCAGCTGGCTCACGTCGATGGTTCTTGCCGCGAACCAAGCCGCATCCTGCTTCCACTGCGGATCATCCTGCAGCAGATGGTCATACTCCACAAGCAGCGCGCCGCAGCCGCCGGCATTGGAAACGATCCAATCGACGCCTGCCGCTTTGAACGCCGCGATGTTCCGTTTCGCGAGTTCTTTGGCGCCGTCCTGCTCGCCGCTATGCGCATGCAGCGCGCCGCAGCAATTCTGCGTCTCCGGAATGATGACGTCGAAGCCAGCTTCGTTCAACAGCTCGACCGTGTGCTTGTTCGTTTCGGTAAACAGCACATCCATGATGCAGCCCCTGAACAAGCCGACGGCGGCCACCTGCTCGCCTTTTGCCGCATGATGCGTCCCGATTTGCTCCACGACGCCCTTGTACGACGCGTCCGGCAGGATCGCTTCCATCTCCCGCATATGCGGCGGGAACAGCTTCATGATTCCGGCGCCGCGCAACAGCTTGCGCAGGCCTGTCTTCTGGTACAGCTGCAGACCGCCGCCCAGCAGCCGCATCCGGTTCTGATGAGGAAACATGCCCTCGAATGCGGCTTTGCGGGCGATCTTCACCCACCAGCGATGCGTTGTCGTATGCTTCTCCACGGAGTCGCGCGCCTGTTCGAGCAGCTGTCCGTACTTCACGTCGGCGGGACAAGCCGGCTCGCAGGCACGGCAGCCGAGGCAGTGATTCATCTGCGTCTCGAACGCCTCGTCCGGGTTCATGATCCCGTCGGCGACGGCCTTCATCAAGGCAATGCGTCCCCGCGGCGATTCCGCTTCGATGCCGGTCTCGCGGAACGTCGGACAAGCCGGCAGGCAGAAGCCGCAGCGCATGCAGTTCGTCAATTGATCGTAGTCGAGCGTATTCTTCAGCGTTGTCGCAAGCTCGCCGCAGCCGCTGTCCGGAGCGCTCGGGAGCAAGTCGCTTAACGTTTTAGCCACGGCTCAGCACCACCCTTTTGCGCGCGGATTTCGCGAACATTTTGCCCGGATTCAGAATGTTGTCGGGATCGAACGACTTCTTGATCGCCTTCATCATTTCGATCCCCGCCGCGCCGACCTTCCATTCCAGAAAAGGCGCCTTCACGAGGCCGACGCCATGCTCGCCGGTAATCGTGCCGCCAAGCGCGATCGCCGCTTCGAAAATCTCCGCGAAAGCTTCCTCCACGCGATGTATCTCGTCCGCGTCCCGGGCGTCCGTCGTCGCGGTCGGATGCAGGTTGCCGTCCCCGGCATGCCCGAAGGTACAGATCGTCACGCCGTGGCGCTTGGCGATGTCGTTGATGGCGAGCACCATATCGGCGATTTTGGAACGAGGCACCGTGGCATCCTCCAAGATCGTCGTCGGCCGCAGTCTCGCGAGCGCGGTGAACGCGCTGCGGCGCGCCGTCAACAGCTTCAGCGCTTCCGCTTCGTCGGCCGCGATGCTAACGCGTTCCGCGTTCTCGCTGCGGCAGATGTCCGCGATGCGCGCAATGTCGCGCTCCACCGTCGCGGCATCGCCGTCCTGCTCGATCAACAGAATCGCATCCATATCGAGCGGCAGGCCCAGCTTGGCGAAATCATCCACGACGCGGATCGTCGGATTGTCCAGAAATTCCAGCGTCGCCGGAATGATGCGGTTCTCGATGATTTTGGACACCGTGCGCGCGGCGCCGTAGAGATCCTTGTACATGGCCAGCATCGTCATCTTCGTCTTCGGCGGCGGGATGAGCTTAAGCGTCGCTTCCGTAATGACGGCAAGCGTGCCTTCCGAGCCGACCAGCAGCTTCGTAAGGTCGTAGCCCGCCACGTCCTTCATCAGCTTCCCGCCGGTACGGATGATTTCTCCGTTCGCCAGCACTGCTTCGAGGCCGATGACGTAATCCTTCGTCGTGCCGTATTTCAAACCGCGCAGGCCGCCCGAGCATTCCGCGATATTGCCGCCGATCGTCGAGATCGCCATGCTGCTCGGGTCCGGCGGGTAGAACAAGCCCAGCCCCTCAACATGCGTAATGAACGCTTTCGTATTCAATCCGGGCTGCACGGTCGCCGTCAAGTTCTCGAGATCCACCTCGAGTATCTGATTCATTCGGTGCATGACCATGACGACGCCGCCTTGAACAGGCACCGTCCCTCCGCACAGATTCGTCCCGGAACCGCGGCTCACGACGGGAATCCGATGCGCCTGCAGCACTTTCAGAATCGAAGAAACTTGATCCGTATTGGCCGGATAGATAACGCCGTCCGGCAG
It encodes:
- the ssuD gene encoding FMNH2-dependent alkanesulfonate monooxygenase, giving the protein MEVFWFIPTHGDGRYLGSAEGARVVDAKYMQQIAQAADRLGYGGVLLPTGTSCEDAWVAASSLIPVTERLKFLVALRPGLMSPTLAARMSSTFDRLSNGRLLINVVTGGDPVELASEGVFLEHDERYDLTSEFLDIWRKELSGETVDYEGDHLRVKGGKVLYPPVQKPYPPLYFGGSSPAGQEVAADHIDVYLTWGEPPQEVAKKIDQVRRLAAERGREVRFGIRLHVIVRETSEEAWKEAARLISKVDDDAIAAARKVFARYDSEGQQRMSSLHGGDRSQLEIYPNLWAGVGLVRGGAGTALVGNPTEVAGLMHEYAALGIETFILSGYPHLEEAYHFADLVFPLLPLKGVQPAGGPSSTSPFGELIANAIKPAERAAAR
- the glcD gene encoding glycolate oxidase subunit GlcD; protein product: MLQDAIAGKLRAIVGAQWFKDDPESLITHSYDGTPMLQSLPDGVIYPANTDQVSSILKVLQAHRIPVVSRGSGTNLCGGTVPVQGGVVMVMHRMNQILEVDLENLTATVQPGLNTKAFITHVEGLGLFYPPDPSSMAISTIGGNIAECSGGLRGLKYGTTKDYVIGLEAVLANGEIIRTGGKLMKDVAGYDLTKLLVGSEGTLAVITEATLKLIPPPKTKMTMLAMYKDLYGAARTVSKIIENRIIPATLEFLDNPTIRVVDDFAKLGLPLDMDAILLIEQDGDAATVERDIARIADICRSENAERVSIAADEAEALKLLTARRSAFTALARLRPTTILEDATVPRSKIADMVLAINDIAKRHGVTICTFGHAGDGNLHPTATTDARDADEIHRVEEAFAEIFEAAIALGGTITGEHGVGLVKAPFLEWKVGAAGIEMMKAIKKSFDPDNILNPGKMFAKSARKRVVLSRG
- a CDS encoding (Fe-S)-binding protein, which translates into the protein MRCGFCLPACPTFRETGIEAESPRGRIALMKAVADGIMNPDEAFETQMNHCLGCRACEPACPADVKYGQLLEQARDSVEKHTTTHRWWVKIARKAAFEGMFPHQNRMRLLGGGLQLYQKTGLRKLLRGAGIMKLFPPHMREMEAILPDASYKGVVEQIGTHHAAKGEQVAAVGLFRGCIMDVLFTETNKHTVELLNEAGFDVIIPETQNCCGALHAHSGEQDGAKELAKRNIAAFKAAGVDWIVSNAGGCGALLVEYDHLLQDDPQWKQDAAWFAARTIDVSQLLVRHGRLQSAAQAAAAAGAGSVIGGGLQTAGGAGCGGSCGGGVNFASGETVRITYQDSCHLRNVMRSSEAPRKLMRSVANAEFVELAEADRCCGSAGIYNLTQPQMAGQILDHKMEHVKRTGAHYLLTSNPGCLLQMKNGIEKHGMSGQMQALHVVDFLHERMCGTAGRSGSPD
- a CDS encoding ABC transporter permease subunit, giving the protein MRSPSSRNWKAGTLSIGLEWLIPVLIVALWQWMGSAGWISQRILPTPASVVEAGVKLVRNGDLFTYIGDSTRRALIGFVIGGGIGFVLAILNGLLPLAEKLTDSSIQMIRTIPHLSLIPLIIAWFGIGEEGKIFLVALGVSFPIYLNTLHGIRSVDSGLIEMGRTYGLRGFALFRTIIFPGALPSILVGLRFALGIMWITLIVSETISANSGIGFMAMNAREFFQMDVVVLSIVIYALLGKLSDWVAKLMERSWLQWHPHYRRGK
- a CDS encoding sulfonate ABC transporter substrate-binding protein, with protein sequence MKKRVPAYRKLSLLLIALLSMVTVLAACGSNDSNSASNSSNSASNSSKGASGSKEIRIGYQKYGTVNILKAKGTLDKRLEAEGYKITWTEFPGGPQLLEALNVGSIDIGHTGEAPPIFAQAADAPLVYLAHEPASPNSEGIIVPKDSKITSVADLKGKQVALNKGSNVHYLLVKALEKAGVDYNDIKTVFLPPGDARVAFENGTVDAWVIWDPFLAAAQTATGGKLLTDGKDLVSNIEYYIASRKFAEANGPVIEAFKEELNKIDEWSEANQKDVAALLSPQLGIDIPSLELAAGRRGYGLSPIDDSIIEAQQKIADTFLDLKLIPKAIQVKDATLK